A genomic region of Alistipes megaguti contains the following coding sequences:
- a CDS encoding MATE family efflux transporter, with protein sequence MYRFSTYKEQYRQNLRLALPVVLTQLGQIFTQFTDNLMVGRYGGNDPLPLAAVSFGGSVFFILFIASIGIAMGMTPLVGERYVQGDRIHSARLLQNGILFYGLLGVAMSAIQYAAIPLLYHMRQPADVVDMAIPYYKMLVWSMPPVMLFFAFKQFLEGVGNTRAEMYATIVANVANIGFNWIFIYGHWGFPEMGAEGAGLGTLLARVIGMAIMIGYFCARSRYRQYFGWFSWRGFSLRRIGELFRMGGPISLQMFLESSAFVGTGIMMGWFDKQTLSANQITMTIGNCAFMIVMSIGAATTIRVSHCYGARNFGELSLAARASYHLVLAWNALAAVLFISLRHVIPTLFTSNPEVIAITSQLLVLAALYQLSDGLQNVSVGILRGIQDVRIIMPIAFVSYWLLNLPVGYLLGFTLGMGPSGLFLGFSFGLSAAALLMILRIRHSVRRLRTAKV encoded by the coding sequence TTGTACCGTTTTTCAACCTACAAGGAACAATACCGACAGAATCTGCGTCTGGCCCTGCCCGTGGTGCTGACCCAACTGGGACAGATTTTCACGCAGTTCACCGACAATCTGATGGTCGGCCGCTACGGCGGCAACGACCCCCTGCCGCTGGCTGCCGTCTCGTTCGGCGGCTCGGTCTTCTTCATCCTCTTCATCGCCTCGATCGGCATCGCCATGGGCATGACCCCGCTCGTGGGCGAGCGCTACGTACAGGGCGACCGCATCCACTCGGCCCGCCTGCTGCAGAACGGAATCCTCTTCTACGGCCTGCTCGGGGTGGCGATGTCCGCCATCCAGTATGCCGCCATCCCGCTGCTCTACCACATGCGCCAGCCGGCCGACGTGGTCGACATGGCCATCCCCTACTACAAGATGCTCGTCTGGAGCATGCCGCCGGTGATGCTCTTCTTCGCCTTCAAGCAGTTCCTCGAAGGGGTCGGGAACACCCGCGCCGAGATGTACGCCACGATCGTCGCCAACGTGGCCAACATCGGTTTCAACTGGATATTCATCTACGGCCACTGGGGATTCCCCGAGATGGGGGCCGAAGGGGCCGGACTGGGGACCCTGCTGGCCCGCGTGATCGGCATGGCGATCATGATCGGATACTTCTGCGCCCGGAGCCGCTACCGGCAGTATTTCGGGTGGTTCTCGTGGCGGGGCTTCTCGCTGCGGCGCATCGGCGAACTCTTCCGCATGGGCGGCCCGATCTCGCTGCAGATGTTCCTCGAATCATCGGCCTTCGTCGGCACGGGCATCATGATGGGCTGGTTCGACAAGCAGACCCTCAGCGCCAACCAGATCACCATGACCATCGGCAACTGCGCCTTCATGATCGTCATGTCGATCGGCGCCGCCACCACGATCCGCGTCTCCCACTGCTACGGCGCCCGCAACTTCGGCGAACTCTCGCTGGCCGCCCGGGCCTCGTATCACCTCGTGCTGGCCTGGAACGCCCTGGCCGCCGTGCTCTTCATCTCGTTGCGGCATGTCATCCCGACGCTCTTCACCTCGAATCCCGAGGTCATCGCCATCACCTCCCAACTGCTCGTGCTGGCGGCGCTGTACCAGCTCTCGGACGGTCTGCAGAATGTCTCGGTGGGCATTCTGCGCGGTATCCAGGACGTGCGCATCATCATGCCCATCGCCTTCGTGTCGTACTGGCTGCTCAACCTCCCGGTGGGCTATCTGCTGGGATTCACCCTCGGAATGGGGCCCTCGGGACTCTTCCTGGGCTTCTCGTTCGGGCTCTCGGCGGCCGCCCTGCTGATGATCCTGCGCATCCGCCACAGCGTGCGGCGACTCCGAACGGCAAAAGTTTAG
- a CDS encoding ATP-dependent Clp protease ATP-binding subunit produces the protein MQPKISKTLEGIIARAAFNTTKAEITRSLKDRLTLELLREEGSLAYQLLSARLRDWELYQVRLRIEREIDAAGSPDDGSPEEFYRNFTRELLEAFPEVKSISTAHALQRIAEERASVTARVLEMYGITAAIIAEGLRRFASGDGLHIEIPVADLLNFHEENRPAGKNALLDKFGTDLTRLARDGGIDPVIGRDAEIERVVQILSRRKKNNPILIGEAGVGKSAIVEGLALRIARGEVPYTIADKRLFALDLAAVVAGTKFRGEFEERLQQLLDELRSADDTILFIDEIHTIVGAGATQGSLDTANILKPALARGEIRVIGATTLDEYRADIESDSALERRFQRVMVEPTTPEQTLRILHHIAPHYEHHHRVRYTEEALEACVQLADRYIPDRYFPDKAIDLLDEAGSRVHLASAAQPEELRHMEAELQQARSERREAVRELVYERAATARLREMALRTKIDESRNAWRMRLETHPAEIGEEQIRAVVASMTGIPTERLSTGEQHRLQQLGDHLARRVIGQPEAVERISRTILRSRTGLKDERRPIGVFLFVGPTGVGKTLLAKEVSRWLFDERRGLIRIDMSEYAEKHNVARLIGAPPGYVGYGEGGQLTEAVRRQPYAVVLFDEIEKAHPEVFNALLQIFDEGHLTDGTGRRVDFRNTILIMTSNVGSRTAAVRSAQVGFATPSKHLAVDSTPQSEYRKALESTFSPEFLNRIDDIVVFRQLGVEDVERIVDLELRQLLDRTRQLGYRLRITDGAKRRLARMGYEARYGARALKRTLTDEVEEPLSTLIVDGKLPAGGTVIVESDKQHGIRLRVA, from the coding sequence ATGCAACCGAAAATCTCAAAGACGCTGGAGGGCATCATCGCCCGGGCGGCATTCAACACCACCAAGGCCGAGATCACCCGCTCGCTCAAGGACCGGCTTACGCTCGAACTGCTGCGCGAGGAGGGGTCCCTGGCCTACCAACTTCTTTCGGCCCGTCTCAGGGACTGGGAACTCTACCAGGTACGCCTGCGCATCGAACGCGAAATCGACGCAGCGGGCAGCCCCGACGACGGATCGCCCGAAGAGTTCTACCGCAACTTCACCCGCGAACTGCTCGAAGCGTTCCCCGAGGTGAAGAGTATCTCCACGGCCCACGCCCTGCAACGCATCGCCGAAGAGCGTGCGAGCGTCACGGCCCGCGTGCTGGAGATGTACGGCATCACGGCCGCCATCATCGCCGAGGGGCTCCGCCGCTTCGCCTCGGGCGACGGCCTGCACATCGAAATCCCGGTGGCCGACCTGCTGAATTTCCACGAGGAAAACCGCCCGGCCGGGAAAAACGCACTGCTCGACAAGTTCGGCACCGACCTTACCCGGCTGGCTCGCGACGGAGGTATCGACCCCGTCATCGGACGCGACGCCGAAATCGAACGCGTCGTGCAGATCCTCTCGCGCCGCAAGAAGAACAATCCGATTCTGATCGGCGAGGCGGGCGTGGGCAAAAGTGCCATCGTCGAGGGGCTGGCGCTGCGCATCGCGCGCGGCGAGGTCCCCTACACGATTGCCGACAAGCGGCTCTTTGCGCTGGACCTCGCCGCCGTAGTCGCCGGAACGAAGTTCCGCGGCGAGTTCGAGGAGCGTCTGCAACAGCTCCTCGACGAGCTGCGCAGCGCCGACGACACGATCCTCTTCATCGACGAGATCCATACGATCGTCGGGGCCGGCGCCACGCAGGGAAGCCTCGATACGGCCAACATCCTCAAACCGGCACTGGCCCGGGGCGAGATCCGCGTCATCGGCGCCACGACACTCGACGAGTACCGCGCCGACATCGAGAGCGATTCGGCCCTCGAACGGCGCTTCCAGCGCGTCATGGTCGAGCCCACGACTCCCGAACAGACGCTGCGCATCCTGCACCACATCGCCCCGCACTACGAACACCACCACCGCGTGCGCTACACCGAAGAGGCCCTTGAGGCGTGCGTGCAGCTGGCCGACCGCTACATCCCGGACCGATACTTCCCGGACAAGGCCATCGACCTGCTGGACGAGGCCGGATCGCGCGTCCACCTCGCATCGGCCGCCCAGCCCGAAGAGCTGCGCCACATGGAGGCCGAACTGCAGCAGGCGCGCAGCGAACGCCGCGAGGCGGTTCGCGAACTGGTCTACGAGCGGGCCGCCACGGCGCGGCTGCGCGAAATGGCCCTGCGCACGAAGATCGACGAGAGCCGCAACGCATGGCGGATGCGTCTCGAGACGCATCCGGCCGAGATCGGCGAGGAGCAGATCCGCGCCGTGGTGGCCTCGATGACAGGCATCCCCACGGAACGGCTCTCCACCGGCGAGCAACACCGGCTGCAACAGCTGGGCGACCACCTCGCCCGCCGGGTCATCGGCCAGCCGGAGGCCGTCGAACGCATCTCGCGGACGATTCTCCGCTCGCGCACCGGACTGAAGGACGAACGGCGGCCGATCGGCGTCTTTCTCTTCGTCGGGCCCACGGGCGTGGGCAAGACGCTGCTGGCCAAGGAGGTCTCGCGCTGGCTCTTCGACGAACGCCGCGGGCTGATCCGCATCGACATGAGCGAATACGCCGAGAAGCACAACGTCGCCCGGCTGATCGGAGCCCCTCCGGGCTACGTCGGCTACGGCGAGGGCGGACAGCTGACCGAAGCCGTCCGCCGGCAGCCCTACGCCGTGGTGCTCTTCGACGAGATCGAGAAGGCCCATCCCGAGGTCTTCAACGCCCTGCTGCAGATCTTCGACGAGGGCCATCTGACCGACGGTACGGGACGCCGGGTCGACTTCCGCAACACGATCCTGATCATGACCTCGAACGTCGGATCGCGAACCGCCGCCGTCCGCTCCGCACAGGTGGGTTTCGCCACCCCTTCGAAGCACCTGGCCGTCGACAGCACCCCGCAGTCCGAATACCGCAAGGCGCTGGAAAGCACCTTCTCGCCGGAGTTTCTCAACCGTATCGACGACATCGTCGTCTTCCGCCAGCTCGGGGTCGAGGACGTGGAGCGCATCGTCGATCTGGAGCTGCGGCAGCTGCTCGACCGCACCCGCCAGCTGGGCTACCGGCTGCGCATCACCGACGGTGCGAAACGTCGCCTGGCCCGCATGGGCTACGAGGCGCGCTACGGAGCCAGGGCGCTGAAACGTACCCTCACCGACGAGGTCGAAGAGCCGCTTTCGACGCTGATCGTCGACGGCAAACTGCCGGCCGGCGGCACCGTGATCGTCGAATCGGACAAGCAGCACGGCATCCGGCTGCGCGTGGCCTGA
- a CDS encoding metallophosphoesterase, with the protein MKKIGIISDTHGTFDEPLREFLKDVDEIWHAGDIGSLELADRIAAFKPLRAVSGNVDDGITRRVYPLFQSFECERVRVLMTHIGGYPRHYDPRAVARIQALRPKLFIAGHSHILKVIYDPVYEMLAVNPGAAGERGFHRVRTAIRLKIDGGEMHDMEVGEWPRRQADSTEVSE; encoded by the coding sequence ATGAAAAAGATAGGAATCATCTCCGATACGCACGGGACCTTCGACGAACCGTTGCGCGAATTTCTGAAGGATGTCGACGAGATCTGGCATGCCGGCGATATCGGCTCGCTCGAACTGGCCGACCGCATCGCCGCGTTCAAGCCCCTGCGGGCCGTGAGCGGCAACGTCGACGACGGGATCACCCGCCGCGTCTACCCGCTCTTCCAGTCGTTCGAATGCGAGAGGGTGCGGGTGCTGATGACCCACATCGGCGGCTATCCGCGCCACTACGATCCGCGGGCCGTCGCCCGGATCCAGGCGCTGCGGCCGAAGCTCTTCATCGCCGGCCACTCGCACATCCTGAAGGTGATCTACGACCCCGTCTACGAGATGCTGGCCGTCAACCCCGGGGCCGCCGGCGAACGCGGCTTCCACCGGGTCCGCACGGCCATCCGCCTGAAGATCGATGGCGGCGAAATGCACGACATGGAGGTCGGCGAATGGCCCCGCCGTCAGGCAGATAGCACGGAGGTGTCCGAATAG
- a CDS encoding replication-associated recombination protein A yields the protein MPNIPLAERLRPQTLDEYIGQEHLVGPKGVFRKFFETGNVPSFILWGPPGVGKTTLARIVASQLNRPFFTLSAVTSGVKEVREVIESARKQRFFDQQPPFLFIDEIHRFNKSQQDSLLGAVEQGIVTLIGATTENPSFEVISPLLSRCQVYILKALEDADLQKLLDRALAKDTELRERQIEVQQTAALFRFSGGDARKLLNILDIVVGATDGKVTITDQYVQDCLQENIALYDKNGEQHYDIISAFIKSVRGSDPNAAIYYLARMLAGGEEPRFIARRLVILASEDIGLANPNALLLANACFDTVHKIGMPEARITLAETTIYLATSAKSNSAYMAINKALAMVEHDTTNRPVPLHLRNAPTRLMKQAGYAEGYKYAHDYEGHFAELEFLPESLAGTKFYEPDTQNAAEAKIAERIARLWKDKYK from the coding sequence ATGCCGAATATCCCCTTAGCCGAACGCCTGCGCCCGCAGACCCTCGATGAGTACATCGGGCAGGAACATCTCGTGGGTCCGAAGGGCGTTTTCCGCAAATTCTTCGAGACGGGAAACGTCCCCTCGTTCATTCTCTGGGGGCCTCCCGGAGTCGGGAAGACCACGCTGGCGCGGATCGTCGCCTCGCAGCTCAACCGTCCGTTCTTCACCCTTTCGGCCGTCACGTCGGGCGTCAAGGAGGTCCGCGAGGTGATCGAGTCGGCCCGCAAGCAGCGGTTCTTCGACCAGCAGCCCCCGTTCCTCTTCATCGACGAGATCCACCGCTTCAACAAGTCGCAGCAGGATTCGCTGCTCGGGGCCGTCGAGCAGGGGATCGTCACGCTGATCGGCGCCACTACGGAAAACCCCTCGTTCGAGGTGATCTCCCCGCTGCTGAGCCGCTGTCAGGTCTACATCCTCAAGGCGCTGGAGGATGCCGACCTGCAGAAACTGCTCGACCGCGCACTGGCCAAGGACACCGAACTGCGCGAACGACAGATCGAGGTGCAGCAGACCGCGGCGCTGTTCCGCTTCTCGGGGGGCGATGCCCGCAAGCTGCTCAACATTCTCGACATCGTGGTGGGGGCCACCGACGGCAAGGTGACGATCACCGACCAATACGTGCAGGACTGCCTCCAGGAGAACATCGCCCTCTACGACAAGAACGGCGAACAGCACTACGACATCATCTCGGCCTTCATCAAGTCCGTTCGGGGCAGCGACCCCAACGCCGCCATCTACTACCTGGCGCGGATGCTGGCCGGCGGTGAGGAGCCGCGCTTCATCGCCCGGCGGCTGGTGATCCTCGCCTCCGAAGATATCGGGCTGGCCAATCCCAACGCCCTGCTGCTGGCCAACGCCTGCTTCGACACGGTGCATAAGATCGGCATGCCCGAGGCCCGCATTACGCTGGCCGAAACGACCATCTATCTGGCCACCTCGGCCAAGAGCAACTCGGCCTACATGGCCATCAACAAGGCCCTCGCGATGGTCGAACACGACACGACGAACCGTCCCGTGCCGCTCCACCTGCGCAACGCCCCGACGCGGCTGATGAAGCAGGCGGGCTATGCCGAGGGGTACAAGTACGCCCACGACTACGAGGGGCACTTCGCCGAGCTGGAGTTCCTGCCCGAATCGCTCGCGGGGACGAAATTCTACGAACCCGACACACAGAATGCCGCCGAGGCGAAGATCGCCGAGCGCATCGCCCGCCTCTGGAAGGACAAATACAAATAG
- a CDS encoding CD225/dispanin family protein codes for MEILDPKPADGSTTRSSACETGAAASVQKPEAEKPDNFLPWAILSTLFCCLPFGIVAIVYSTQVDSYWFSGNREAAFRSAKRARTWTWVSVGVAVGCWVIYLLLAVVLGLLSWSAAGL; via the coding sequence ATGGAAATCTTGGATCCCAAACCGGCCGACGGGTCGACGACTCGCTCTTCGGCCTGCGAAACCGGTGCCGCCGCATCGGTTCAGAAGCCCGAAGCGGAGAAACCGGACAATTTCCTGCCGTGGGCCATTCTCAGCACGCTCTTCTGCTGCCTGCCCTTCGGAATCGTCGCCATCGTCTATTCGACGCAGGTCGACTCCTACTGGTTCTCGGGCAACCGCGAAGCGGCCTTCCGTTCGGCCAAACGGGCCCGGACCTGGACGTGGGTCTCGGTCGGGGTGGCCGTCGGCTGTTGGGTGATCTATCTGTTGCTGGCCGTCGTGCTGGGGCTGCTCTCCTGGTCGGCCGCCGGTCTCTGA